The genomic interval CCACCTGCTGGGGCGGTGGACGGGCTGCTGCCCGGGCGTTACGCTGGGCGGCCTCGGCTGGAAGCACGAACGGCTGAGGATTGCGCATCGGGGCTGGGAGAGGGTATTGCGGAACGAGCAACGGGtttggggcgggggcgggggcaggtgctgcagcagcagcggcggcagcagcagcagccgcccTACAGGCGAGGGCGTAATAGACGCAGCGGCAATAATCTGGGTGGACGTGAGAAGTAGGACACCCGGGGACGTGACCTCCGTGATAGGCTAAGGGTGGCGGGGGAATGCCCGGTGAGGGTCCAGGGGCATAACCGACGGAGGGCCCCGGGTAAGGCGCGTAAGGGGCTGCGTAAGGAGCATTGGCGATGTAGTTCACTCCGGAGTAGTAACGAGCGGCGGCGGGGAAGCACGGTGCCATGGCAGGACACGAGTAAGGCCAGAAGGATACGGATAACTTCTGCCTCTTTTCTTTCATGCGCCTGTTCTGATACCACACCTGAAAAAGAAATCTTATATAAGCAAAGCGTCTATATGGAAAAAATTATCCCGTTACAGCATTTATTGAGTGATTGGTTAACTTCTCTGTCAGAAGGATTAATTCCTCATGAGAGAAATAAAAGCAGACTACTGATATTTCTGATGCTCATGATACCATGTGACTCATTACtgcaagaaacttaaaaaaaaaagaagaaaagatttatACAAGAAGCTCACCTTTATCGTGGATTCCGCAAGGGACAAGTCCCTCGACAACTCCCTTCGCTTCTGCTTACTGACGTATGTTTCCCTGAAGAACTCTCCCTCCAATCTTGAGAGTTGTTCCCTGGAGAAGGATGTGCGGTACCTCCTTACTTCTGGAGATGAGTTGTTGCTGCccctgctactgctactgctactgctactttCGCCCCTATGTCTATTTCTGCTCCTTCTGGTGAAGAGTCTGTTATTATTGGCCCTCGGCCTCTCACCACCAGGTCCTGTGGAAAACAGTGCTTTTGTTaggaatattcttttctttttagttttgttaagAATTTCAAACTCTCCAACCTTCCGTATATGTGCAATATAATAACCGACAATAGTTGCTAAAACCTATTCATTTCTACCGTGCATACGTAATTTATATTTGCTTAAAAGCACATTGAAAGTGCCGTATATAATACTCTACGccaattttaagaaaattaaaaaaaaaaaaaaaaaaaaaacgctggtaACTTACTATTGAAGTTATCTGCATCGAGCACGACCTCGATCCCGTCTTGGAAACCAggcaaggggggtgggggaggcgtGGCGCTTCCCTGGGAGCTAGGGCTGTAGGGCGGGCTGTCAGGGACGCCCTGATCCCTAGGCAAGGGATCCATATTGTTCTGTTGGGGATCACGACCCGCGCTATCGTTCGGAGACATCGTGAAGACACAACCACTTCGTATATCACaatcaaataaaaacacaaataaacttcACTAAAGTACACGTGTTCCTTTCACTAGAATTCGGAACTCCAACAGAATGACTTGCTTCGGTGGCGGTGAGCGAGTGAGTGCTGAATTTGATCGATCTAGGGCTTTAAATACAATCCCGGGCCGAGCCGCGCCCCCGCAGAGCTGCCCTCCGATTGGTCGACCTTTTTCAAATGTAGGCGGCGCTAAGGGAAGAGTAATACACTCCCAATCACCGCTAAGAACCTGGCGATAATCCCGTCTGAGAATTTCGTTAGAGCGATCCAACTGGTCATACTTCACAAGAATACATTATTTTGAATAGACGCGTATTTATAGTAATAAGTGGGGTTATTTGTCGGCCTAACGAAGaagaaagtatataaaataattttaagctGAAATATCCCCGTTCAGAGcatattaaaacaaaaagtaatattCCTTAAGATTATATTAAAACCAAAAGTTATATTccttaaattttattaaaacaaagagTGATATCGCTTAAgattatattaaaacaaaaagtgATATTCCTTAGGAGTATATTAAACCAAAAAGAATATtccttaatattttattaaaataataagtaaCATTCTTTCATAGCATATTAAAACGAAAAGTAATATTCCTAAAGAGTATACAAGATTTTTAGCAATATGATATTAAAACAAAAGGTAATATTCTCTAACAGAACAGTAATACAAAAAGCAATATTCCTTAAAAGtctcttaaaacaaaaattaatattccttaagagtataataaaacaaagtaatATTCTTCAACAGcgtattaaaatttaaataatattctttaaAGGTAAATCAATTAAGAAATAATATTCTTTAAGagtatattaaaacaaaaagtaatattCTTTAATTTCGCATTTAACTTCACTATCCACCTCTCTCTATTCTGTCTTTCATAACCATTTTTCATCTagtaaattctctctccctctctcttctctctctctctctctctctctctctctctctctctctctcagtatttcacGTGCATATCAAAAAGAGAGACACTTGTGTTTCTGTTTCACATCAAACTGCAAAAGTTAATAAGAACACGCTAAGATTAGCGCGCGGAATCTTCCgtttcttttatcatatataatggCAGAACAGCATGCGTAAACCTCAAATGTTGTGTGCATCTCCCGTAGAGTTTGGCCATCTACCCCACGCGGTCGAAATGATCAGCGAGATGAATCGATAATTATATGACATTAGTCTGAACTTCAACGAGACTAAGTCCATTTTAATTCATCAGGGTAATTATTTAACAcataaatttgtaataaaaagcaaaatatggTCGGTCCTAAGCGTATTTCGAGATTAAGaagaaaattacaaaatgtaaacaatatgTCGGACATAAAGGGTACAATGGCCATGTAGAATGTGACCAAGTCAAAATACTTCGTTCTTTTCTTTGCCATTAGAATCCAAATTCATGTAATAGGAAGCGTCTACTGAACGACTTGTATCTCAGTATGTATCATCATCATAAATGCCCTAATAGCAACTCGGGTGTGATCATTTTGTTGAACTGAATACTacgatacaaaataaataaataagaataaataaataaatataaataaataaatatatatataaataaataaataaataagttcagTATGGCATGAtactattattatctttattattattattactatattatcatCGCCGCTGCAGTTACTGCAAGGAAAATTCTGTGTGGATAGTATTAGGGAATGTGTTATCGAGAAATAGACTTGTATATGCACGTGTTCATACGAACAGACTATGAATATAACAATGtacaacacacacatttatatatctctcaatctatctatattatatacgttatatatatatatatatatatatatatatatgtatatattatatatatatataaatatatatatatatatgtatatatatatatatatatatatatatataccactatatatgtatatatatatatatatatatatatatatatgatatatatataaaagtgtatttTATACAGTCGAATGCATAGTATGTTATTATGAATGCAGGTAAATACAAGTTTTTATTCGTGTGTGCATCAGTACATTTGCCAAACCACTAGAAGATACGGGTTTTTGAGCCGTTAAAAGTGAATATCCATCCCAGAAcctaaaagggagagaaaaaaaaaaacaacaactcaaaaacatatattttagGGCCTGCATAATTAGGTATAATTAACCGCAAGTGACCACCTCTGAGGATTTTAAATCCCCATGTGGCAGTATCCATGTGAAGAGCaaaacgtactctctctctctctctctctctctctctctgctaacttTTCTAAATTCGAGTCTCATTCTTTTTGAACACGCTGTTTCTAAATCTAATTTCAAAatgcttcctcttctcctcccttTCTTTGTACGTGAATGATAGTTAAATTGATCCCCTAAATATTtacgctctctcttctctctctctctctctctcttcgtctctctctctctctctctctctccgtttataCCTATTCCATTCGTTAATTAGATAAAACCATGTCATCTATAACAAAACATAACAGATCACATAACGGTGTCATCTATAACAAAACATAACAGATCACAAACACGAAAAATTACTGACCATCTTACTGATGATAACCTTAAAAATCAGAATATAATAAAACTGAATCAGCTGAACAAACATGAAcagaatagtatatataacaaACTAGTTATTAATGAAATTGTATTTAAAAGTCATATCCAGATTTCATCTACACTGGATCTCTCGCTCACCTTTTTCGGTGCGTGAATGGTAGCTAATTTAAAAGTCTgaaatatttactctctctctccccctccataTATACCTATTCTCTTCATTAACCAATTAACAATATTAGTGTCacctaaaaaaaatcacacaaaaaagaaatatcacTGACAATCTTACTGATGATGCCACTAAAATAAACCAAgataataaaattgaataaattcaaCAAACTTCGATAGAATATCTGCGTATAATAGTGTTTTCTTATAAAACTGCACTAAAAGTAATTTTCACTTTACATCAACATTGGATCTCTCCCGCataattttttgtgtgtgaatgtcAATTAATTGAAGTCCgaaatatttactctctctctctctctctctctctcgctctctctctctctctctctctctctctctctgtgtgtgtgtgtgtgtgtgtgtgtgtgtgtgtgtgtgtgtgtgtgtgtgtataccacttCTATTCATTAATCTTTTAATAATGTTACTGTCCTTTATAAAAAAATCGGAGAAAAACACGAATATTTATCGACCCTCTTGCTGatgataaccttaaaagaatCACAATATAATCAAACTGATTCAATTTAACAAACATGaattgtatacatatagtatagtgctattttcatttttacatacaCACCAACAACTACACTGGAATTGCTTTGTTTACAACCGATTCGCGGCGGGTGGCGGGATGGGGGATAAGATAAGAACAAATTAAAACCAGACTGGTGGATATTGAAAGTATCAAGAACCGGCAGAATCACGGCGGTTGGGTTAATCCAAGGCCAAAAGAAATTTATAGAATTCTGTTGGTCTTGGGTTAATCAAGCCTCCTTGAAGGGAGCTGACCTGAGCCATGGTCAGTGCCCCAGGCTATGCTGCCCCAGGGCAGACGCGCTCACCGGTTGTTGGTCGCCTTGGGCAAGTCTTGTCCGAGGGAGTAGCCACAGTTTGTTTGATGTTAAGGGATGTTTGTGGCCCTGACTGTCTAtctgtatgtatgagagagagagagagagagaccagaatgGATGTCTTCCTCCCAGAAACTACACTACCACTCATTTTGACAAGGAAATCAAAAAAtgttataagaataatatatttttgtatactaGAATATTAGCTGTTATctatttcagtcatttttttatttcccattacttCTGAATGAATCCCATGGCAGGGTAAATCACAGTCATCttaaaattcaagatggcggtggccGAATACGCATCTAAGCCTGAGATAGACAGACAGGCTGAGAGGAAGTCATCCGCGGTCGCAACTTAtgcccacggtctaggtatacccCTGGTTATACCAAGGTCACTGACACCGAAGACTTGGAGAGGACATGGAATGAATGGGAGAAGACGAGGGAGGATGAAAATGGCCTTTGGGAAAAGACAGCAAATACAGGGCAATAAATAAAAGTAGGAATAAAAGGTGCCAATAATGGCTAGGTAAAGAATCATTAGAAATAAAGTCACATCTGacttaccacaaaaaaaaaaaaaaaaaaatcaagcaaaaaaataatatttacggttgaaaaaaaaagctatttagaGAAATCTATTActtaacattaaataattttaaagctGAAGCTGTTAAATGTATATTCAGTGTTTTTGTCTTGATAATTTGGATGTTTATTCTGCATTTTAGCACCATAAACAAATGCATTAACTGACCATAAACGATATTCAGACATTACGtatacattttactttttatattttacaacacAAACAAATGCATTAACTGGGCTTAAATAATATGCAACCATTACATGTATTATCATTGTTTTAATATTGTCGATTTAGGCGCATATTCTACATTCTATATCAACACGACCAACGAATGTGTCAGTTGAACTTAGTATTAAGGTATTACATGTACATGCATTGTTTTATATACTACTAGTGCTTAAGACGTAtatctgaaattttattaaaataccaCCAACAAATGTATAACCGACCTAGAATATATGTTATAggtgtacattttatatattattacacgtaTATTCTACATAGGTTATTTAGACGGATATTTTACAAACTGGTTATTTGCACGTCTATAGTACTCCACATAATGGTTATTTggacatatattttacatattggTGACTTagacacatattttatatatttgtgatttagaagtatattatacatatcggTGACTTagacacatattttatatatttgtgatttagaagtatattatacatatcggTGACTtagatacatattttatatatttgtgatttagaagtatattatacatattggtGACTtagatacatattttatatatttgtgatttagaagtatattatacatattggtGACTtagatacatattttatatatttgtgatttaGAAGTATATTCTACATATTGGTGACTtagatacttttattttatattttgtatagaagttttatATCTATTGTGATTTAGAAGTATATTCTACATATTGGTGACTtagatacatattttatatatttgtgatttaGAAGTATATTCTACATATTGGTGACTTGGACGCATATTTGATATATTTGTGATTAAGCCATTCAATGTATATTCAGTGCTTTGATGAGGATACAAGAATGCCTTAGTAACTTGTGTGGGAACAGCCAATACATTCACTACAGAAATTGAAGTTTATTTGGAAATACtgcttgttgttttagattaagctggccttatgccagcacgggctcttgatcatagagcagcccgtaggtataaatattgctgtaATAATAGTACTAGTTGGCTTTCGTAGGGAGATACAAATAATTATTGGAGTAGACATAAATGGCGGCACTTCATAGAACTGGGGAGAAATATGTCAATATTGCCGGGTCAGACTCGTCAACAAGTAATTCATAAGCTTTACTACTTTCCACGGGACTCATGATTATATTACTGTTgttaatgaaccaaacaaaaacttctttcagttttttctgaagattgaaaaagaaacccacaaaattactgtgtataaagtatatatacttataagtatttacatattattttactcaacactctaaagtactcgagtgttgagtaaaataaaatgtaaatacttataagtatatatatacgttatacacagtaattttgtgttttttttcaacTGTTGTTAATTTTACAAATGGTGCTGTAATGATgctgttgttgctattgtttttaattttgcatttggtgcAGAGATAACGATGTTGTTGTTAAATTTGCAATTAGTGctgtgaagatgatgatgatgttaattTTACAATTTAAGTTGTGATGATATAAGTAGTTATTGTTGTTAGTTTTGCAATTAATGCTGTGATGATgatgctgttgttattgttgttaattTCCCAATGGTGCTGTGATGATGATGTTGTTTTTGTcgttttaaaaatatacatttaccgATATGATCACATTATCTTTCCCAAGCTAAAATTATGATAGTACTGATGccataactatttaaaaaaatatcgttTCCCATGCTACCATCATTGTtttcaaaatatacatttttcgATATGATCATATTATCTTTCCCAAGCTAAAATTATGATAGTACTGATGATCCAGctataactatttaaaaaaacatcGTTTCCCATGCTAGTAtcattgttttaaaaatatatatttaccgaTATGATCACATTATCTTCCCCAAGCTAAAATCATGATAGTACTGATGATCCAGCTATCACAATTTAAAAATTGTTTCcaaatgttgttattattgttttcaaaatatatattttccgaTTTGATcgtatttttcccattttcttgatcgccgaccaaagaaaaaaaaatcaggtttccAAAACTGGATCCAAACCAAACCAATGCACCGTGCTCTTTACGAGCCTATCCTCAGTTTTTCACGTACGTGAAAACGACTTCGTACTCGTCCCAGGTACCATTAAAGGCATTTATGATTGTCTCAAGACAAGGTGCGTACCTTCAGGTACTTCGTGATCATTAGGAAGACGGTTCGAGGCGGTCATTATGGGTGCTAATTGTCCTTCGCTTCGCAGAAACGCTCTTCGATCGTGCACTAATCTCTTCTCTCCTTATCACAAAGGAGTAAAGATCAGGAACATCAAAGCCTTCCAGACATCACCCAGGTGATAATGAAGGGAAGGACTCGCGAGACGgggaaatcaataaataataggTATGGAAGATATGGACAGGTAGGTGCGTGGAAATGTGggtgaaattatgaaaagtatACATTTTATGCACGCATATACGTCCTCCTCCGATGGATCAAGTGCTTGGTGtaatgtacgtatgcatgtgcatatatatatatatatatatatatatatatatatatatatatatatatatataattatatatatatatatatatatatatatatatatattatatatatatatatatatatatatatatatatatatatatatatatatatatatatatatatatatatatatatatatataatatatattatatatatatatatattatatatatatatatatatatatatatatatatataatatatatatatatatatatatatatatatataatatatatatatatatatatatatatatatatatatataatatatatatatatatatatatatattatatatattatatatatatattatatattatatatatattatatatatatatatacatatatatatatagtatatatattatatatatatataaatatatatatatatatatatatatatatatatattatatgcacatgcatacgtacattaCACAAAGCACTTGATCCATCGGAGGAAGACGTATATGCATGCATAAAATGTATACTTTTCATAATTTCCCCAACTTACATTTCCACGCACCTACCTACCTGTCCATATCTTCCATacctattatattgatatatatatataacatatataatatatatagatatatatatatatatatatatatatatatatatatatatatatatatatatcataagtatatatatatatatatatgatatatatatatatatatatatatatatatgtatatatgtacatatatatatacaattatatatatatatatatatatatatatatatatatatatatatatatatatatatatatatatatataatatatatatatatatatatatgcgtgtgtgtgtgtgtgtatttttctctTTGGTAACTTACTCTTGCCCACTATATTCTTCTATACTTGGGAATAGGGTggtccctccccccaaaaaaataattgtatgctttaaaagtcctttaatgCTTTTAAATTATGGCAGgaaaatacaatatacaataatatattatatatataatgtatatatatatatataatatatattaaatgtatattgtATTTTCCTGCCATAATTTAAAAGcattaaaggacttttaaagcatacaattatttttttggggggagggaccACCCTATTCCCAAGTATAGAAGAATATAGTGGGCAAGAGTAAGTTACCAAagagaaaaatacacacacacacacgcatatatatatatatatatatatatatatacacatatatatatatatatatatatatatatatatatatatatatatatatacacatacatatatacatacatatatatatatatatatatatatatatatatatatatataatatatatatatatatatatatatatgcgtgtgtgtgtgtgtgtatttttctctttgttttttgatttgttttttttttcatactcttttccttttttcttaactttttctctttttttggttttccattttttttgtcttgttttttttttgtttttctgctttaattttggatttaatttttcctttttttttttttttacctttttcgttttccctttaatttatttttttttttttaacctatccTTTTTTTTAACGTTCTTAATTTTGCGCCTCTTAAAATATTTACTAACTTACtcctgcacatatatatatatttttatatatagataatacttatgtatatatatataactattaaacattatatatactaatatatatatcatatatatatatatataatatattattattacgtatatagAAAAAGTAAATTGCCACGGAGGGAAAAACGACAACCAAAAACTGGGAACTGCCAGAGATCTTCCCTCCGGTAtcattaccctttttttttttttatacacagcatcacgtATTATAGATTTCGGGAGCAAggtattcataatattttatagattacaaatgtatatattaattacataatatatagagatattataatagatatatatactatataaatatatac from Macrobrachium nipponense isolate FS-2020 chromosome 28, ASM1510439v2, whole genome shotgun sequence carries:
- the LOC135201352 gene encoding homeobox even-skipped homolog protein 2-like → MSPNDSAGRDPQQNNMDPLPRDQGVPDSPPYSPSSQGSATPPPPPLPGFQDGIEVVLDADNFNRPGGERPRANNNRLFTRRSRNRHRGESSSSSSSSRGSNNSSPEVRRYRTSFSREQLSRLEGEFFRETYVSKQKRRELSRDLSLAESTIKVWYQNRRMKEKRQKLSVSFWPYSCPAMAPCFPAAARYYSGVNYIANAPYAAPYAPYPGPSVGYAPGPSPGIPPPPLAYHGGHVPGCPTSHVHPDYCRCVYYALACRAAAAAAAAAAAAPAPAPAPNPLLVPQYPLPAPMRNPQPFVLPAEAAQRNARAAARPPPQQVAPRQENVPSASALPQLFKPYAEEPAKKSE